Proteins from one Bartonella sp. HY328 genomic window:
- a CDS encoding efflux RND transporter periplasmic adaptor subunit, with amino-acid sequence MRPPAFLIKLVLPFLLLSTSSYGLYAQEQGGEAPPPAAVNIVVVKPQSVPVVTELPGRVAPTRVAEVRPRISGIVVERVFTQGSTVKEGDVLYRIDPMPFRVRVASAEASLARAKAVELNAKQLAERQSQLREREVTSTTNYDNAVAALAQAEADVALAQASLDAAKLDLGYTEVRAPISGRIGRALVTEGALVSPSDANHLALVQQLDPVYVDFTQSSNAVRELRRSLDAGDLESPAPGEASVQLVFDDGTPYSEKGRLLFSEASVDSTTGQITLRAEFPNPKDELLAGLYVRVRIEQAVNSAAILVPQRAIIRDNLGNAQVYVVDEKNVAHLRAVTLGQVFNNNWIVHNGIKSGEKIITDGGAKIKDGASVAISQ; translated from the coding sequence ATGCGTCCCCCAGCTTTTTTAATCAAACTTGTCTTACCATTCTTACTTTTAAGCACGTCATCCTACGGACTTTATGCGCAAGAACAAGGTGGTGAAGCTCCCCCTCCTGCTGCAGTTAATATTGTTGTTGTCAAACCACAATCGGTACCAGTTGTTACTGAATTACCCGGCCGGGTTGCACCAACAAGAGTTGCCGAAGTGCGTCCCCGCATTTCTGGTATTGTGGTTGAGCGTGTTTTTACCCAAGGCAGCACAGTAAAAGAAGGTGATGTTCTTTACCGTATCGATCCTATGCCATTTCGCGTGCGCGTTGCAAGTGCCGAGGCTTCACTGGCGCGCGCCAAAGCTGTTGAATTAAATGCCAAGCAACTTGCCGAGCGTCAATCGCAATTGCGCGAGCGTGAGGTTACATCGACAACCAATTATGATAATGCGGTTGCAGCTCTTGCGCAAGCTGAGGCGGATGTTGCCCTAGCACAAGCATCACTTGATGCGGCAAAATTGGATCTTGGCTACACGGAAGTGCGTGCACCAATATCCGGCCGTATTGGTCGTGCCTTAGTAACGGAAGGCGCTTTGGTTAGCCCAAGCGATGCTAATCACCTTGCTTTGGTTCAACAGCTAGACCCTGTTTATGTTGATTTTACCCAGTCTTCCAATGCCGTGCGTGAACTTCGCCGCAGCTTAGATGCTGGTGATCTTGAAAGCCCAGCCCCAGGGGAAGCCAGTGTACAACTGGTTTTTGATGATGGCACACCTTACAGTGAAAAAGGCCGCCTGTTGTTTTCGGAAGCGTCAGTCGATTCAACCACAGGACAAATTACTTTGCGCGCGGAGTTTCCAAACCCGAAGGACGAGCTTTTAGCTGGCCTTTATGTGCGTGTTCGTATTGAACAGGCAGTGAATAGTGCCGCTATTCTCGTTCCGCAACGAGCCATTATTCGTGACAATTTGGGCAACGCTCAAGTTTATGTAGTAGATGAGAAAAATGTTGCGCATTTACGCGCTGTTACGCTTGGTCAAGTCTTTAACAATAATTGGATTGTTCACAATGGCATTAAAAGCGGAGAGAAAATCATTACCGATGGTGGCGCAAAAATCAAAGATGGCGCTAGTGTCGCAATTAGCCAATAA
- a CDS encoding TetR/AcrR family transcriptional regulator, protein MGRKRSIDQNQILDAVEAVVIESGVAKLTVEAVANKAGVSKATVLYDFKSKEALISALIKRHFSCYDQIVADEQSKGMSLMSANIEVIRRHCGDNERAVSLAICASMANHQAIREQIIQYIWKDIKDLNIENLEKPNLSLAYLAMHGLCSLEMLGVFPWSEDQRQILLDCIDDLAKNEA, encoded by the coding sequence ATGGGTCGTAAACGCAGTATAGATCAAAACCAGATCTTAGATGCTGTTGAAGCGGTTGTCATAGAAAGCGGCGTTGCTAAGTTAACTGTTGAAGCTGTTGCTAATAAAGCTGGCGTTAGTAAGGCGACAGTGCTTTATGATTTTAAATCCAAAGAAGCCTTAATCAGTGCGCTCATCAAACGTCATTTTTCATGCTATGATCAAATAGTCGCAGATGAACAATCCAAAGGCATGTCGCTCATGTCGGCTAATATTGAGGTGATTAGGCGTCATTGTGGCGACAATGAACGCGCCGTTAGTCTTGCCATTTGTGCAAGCATGGCAAACCACCAAGCTATCCGTGAACAAATCATCCAATATATTTGGAAGGATATAAAAGATCTCAACATAGAAAACTTAGAGAAACCCAATTTATCCCTAGCTTATTTGGCTATGCACGGATTATGCAGTCTTGAAATGCTCGGGGTTTTTCCTTGGAGTGAAGATCAACGCCAAATACTGCTAGATTGCATTGATGATTTGGCAAAAAATGAAGCTTAA
- a CDS encoding PLP-dependent cysteine synthase family protein gives MTFPSLNAPSLCTRHWLVEAIECLEAEASRSADTHLLRLDLPSCNGITLYLKDESSHSTGSLKHRLARSLFLYALCNGKVGPQTAIIEASSGSTAVSEAYFAKLLGLRFITVVPRTTSIEKIAAIEFYGGEVHFIDDPKSVYKTAQDLANRLNGYYIDQFTYAERATDWRGNNNIANSIFSQLSLEKNPIPDWIVASAGTGGTSATLGRYIRYGRYPTRLCVADPQGSVFHKHYMDRSIQEIDGCNSVIEGIGRARVEPSFLPDVIDRMIAVPDEASLAAMRVISKLIGRSCGGSTGTNLWAVGEIVSDMIKNNQTGSIVTLICDSGERYRSTYLDDNWLAKKNLNIAPYVAALEALFIDGQAFTN, from the coding sequence ATGACCTTTCCTTCCCTTAATGCTCCAAGTCTTTGTACACGCCACTGGTTGGTAGAGGCTATTGAATGTCTTGAAGCGGAAGCCAGCCGCTCAGCCGATACTCATTTGCTACGCTTAGATTTGCCAAGTTGCAATGGCATTACCCTTTATTTGAAGGATGAATCAAGTCATTCAACTGGCAGCTTGAAACATCGTTTAGCGCGTTCGCTGTTTCTTTATGCTTTATGCAACGGCAAGGTAGGGCCACAAACAGCAATTATTGAAGCATCAAGCGGCTCAACCGCTGTATCAGAAGCTTATTTTGCTAAACTGTTAGGCCTGCGCTTCATTACCGTTGTACCGCGCACCACATCCATTGAAAAAATTGCTGCGATTGAATTTTACGGTGGGGAAGTTCATTTTATCGATGATCCAAAGAGCGTTTATAAAACAGCACAAGATCTAGCTAATAGACTAAATGGCTATTATATTGACCAATTTACCTATGCCGAGCGTGCAACCGATTGGCGCGGAAATAATAATATTGCCAATTCGATTTTCTCACAATTAAGCCTTGAAAAAAATCCTATACCTGATTGGATCGTTGCAAGTGCAGGTACTGGCGGCACATCCGCAACCCTTGGCCGCTATATCCGCTATGGTCGCTACCCTACCCGCCTTTGTGTTGCAGATCCTCAAGGCTCGGTATTTCACAAACATTACATGGACCGTTCCATTCAAGAAATTGACGGTTGCAATTCGGTTATTGAAGGTATTGGTCGTGCAAGGGTGGAGCCATCATTTTTGCCTGATGTCATTGATCGCATGATTGCAGTCCCTGATGAAGCAAGCCTTGCGGCGATGCGTGTTATCAGTAAACTTATCGGTCGTAGTTGTGGTGGCTCTACTGGTACCAATCTTTGGGCAGTTGGGGAAATTGTTTCTGACATGATTAAAAACAATCAAACCGGCAGCATTGTTACTCTTATTTGTGATAGTGGCGAACGCTATCGCTCTACCTATCTTGATGATAATTGGCTTGCCAAAAAGAACCTTAATATCGCTCCCTATGTGGCCGCACTGGAAGCGCTATTTATCGATGGACAAGCTTTCACCAATTAA
- the cueR gene encoding Cu(I)-responsive transcriptional regulator — protein sequence MNIGEAAKESGVSAKMIRHYESIGLIKAAHRSDAGYRHYTMQDLDILRFIRRSRDLGFSLDQINTLLSLWREQSRSSADVKKLAAQHLTELEDKMAALREMTDKLRLLINQCNGNDDPDCAIIETLAGSTPNSHCCSSAKRLD from the coding sequence ATGAATATAGGTGAAGCTGCCAAAGAAAGCGGTGTTTCTGCCAAAATGATCCGCCATTACGAGAGCATTGGACTTATTAAGGCAGCCCATCGCAGTGATGCAGGCTACCGCCATTACACAATGCAAGATCTTGATATTTTACGCTTTATTCGCCGCTCTCGCGATTTGGGTTTTTCACTTGACCAAATTAACACACTTTTGTCACTATGGCGCGAACAATCGCGCAGCTCTGCAGACGTAAAAAAATTAGCCGCGCAGCACCTAACCGAACTCGAAGACAAGATGGCAGCGTTACGAGAAATGACTGATAAATTGCGACTGTTGATTAACCAATGTAATGGAAATGATGACCCTGATTGCGCCATTATTGAAACCTTGGCAGGAAGTACCCCTAATAGCCATTGCTGCTCTTCGGCTAAGCGCTTAGATTAA
- a CDS encoding alpha-hydroxy acid oxidase — translation MKQLLDIADFKKAAKRRVPKMFFDYADSGAWTESTYRANEDDFKQIKLRQKVLVDMTGRSLQSEMIGQKVAMPVALAPTGLCGMQYADGEILAAQAAEEFGIPFTLSTMSICSIEDVRSSTTKPFWFQLYVMRDRDFVANLIDRAKAANCGALVLTLDLQILGQRHKDLRNGLSAPPRFTPKHLMQMAMRPKWCFNMLKTQRRTFRNIDGHAKGVSDLSSLSAWTAEQFDPKLNWQDVEWIKNKWGGPLILKGILDADDAHKATESGADALIVSNHGGRQLDGAPSTISILPEIIDAVGSKIEVHIDGGIRSGQDVLKALALGAKGTYIGRPFLYGLGANGKQGVRQVLDIIAKELDITMALCGKQKVTDIDETVVYKP, via the coding sequence ATGAAACAATTACTCGACATTGCTGATTTTAAAAAAGCAGCAAAGCGCCGCGTTCCAAAAATGTTTTTTGATTATGCCGATTCAGGCGCATGGACAGAAAGTACCTATCGCGCCAATGAAGATGATTTCAAACAAATAAAATTGCGTCAAAAAGTTCTGGTTGATATGACGGGCCGCAGTTTGCAAAGTGAAATGATTGGCCAAAAGGTGGCCATGCCTGTTGCCCTTGCACCAACGGGTCTTTGTGGCATGCAATATGCTGATGGTGAGATACTTGCAGCGCAAGCTGCTGAAGAATTTGGCATACCTTTTACTCTATCAACAATGAGCATTTGCTCCATCGAAGATGTAAGATCTTCAACAACGAAACCCTTTTGGTTTCAGCTCTATGTTATGCGCGACCGTGATTTTGTTGCCAATTTAATTGACCGCGCCAAAGCTGCTAATTGTGGCGCATTGGTGCTTACATTAGATTTACAAATATTAGGCCAGCGCCATAAAGATTTGCGCAATGGGCTTTCCGCACCACCGCGCTTTACACCAAAACATCTAATGCAAATGGCAATGCGCCCGAAATGGTGCTTTAACATGCTTAAAACCCAAAGGCGTACCTTTCGCAATATTGATGGCCACGCCAAAGGCGTCAGTGATTTAAGCTCGCTATCTGCTTGGACGGCAGAACAATTTGATCCCAAATTAAATTGGCAAGATGTGGAGTGGATTAAAAATAAATGGGGCGGCCCCCTCATTTTAAAAGGTATTCTTGATGCAGATGACGCCCATAAAGCAACTGAGAGTGGAGCTGATGCCTTAATTGTTTCTAATCACGGTGGTCGCCAGCTTGACGGCGCACCCTCAACTATCAGCATTTTGCCAGAAATTATTGATGCAGTCGGCAGCAAGATTGAAGTGCATATAGATGGCGGTATTCGCTCTGGCCAAGATGTCTTAAAGGCTTTAGCTCTGGGTGCAAAAGGCACCTACATAGGCAGGCCATTTCTTTATGGCCTTGGCGCTAATGGCAAACAGGGCGTGCGTCAAGTCTTGGATATTATCGCCAAGGAACTTGACATAACCATGGCACTTTGCGGCAAACAAAAAGTAACAGATATTGATGAAACGGTTGTTTACAAACCATAA
- a CDS encoding YqiJ family protein yields the protein MALLFAPECRFFLIALIVMLCLVAIEIIALFTGASLSDVMDNSFDFSSIGVINWFNIGGVPLIILLIMIFAWFSALGFCIQGVANGFFHPLPQSLAAIGALFLTIPCVRESSRLVARFVPQDETYAIEVDDFIGHIAKVTVGPLDQGLPGLVRVKDKHGNYHKLRARAAPNAPKMMVGEEVLLADMENSIFIAIPFSPDE from the coding sequence ATGGCATTATTATTTGCCCCTGAATGCAGATTTTTTCTTATTGCTTTGATTGTCATGCTTTGTTTGGTAGCGATTGAAATCATTGCACTATTTACCGGAGCATCACTTAGTGATGTAATGGATAATAGTTTTGATTTTTCTTCTATCGGCGTTATTAATTGGTTTAATATTGGCGGCGTACCGCTAATTATTTTACTCATTATGATTTTTGCATGGTTTTCGGCCCTAGGTTTTTGTATTCAGGGGGTTGCCAATGGTTTTTTTCATCCACTACCTCAATCATTAGCAGCTATTGGTGCTTTATTTTTAACCATCCCTTGCGTTAGAGAAAGTAGCCGCTTAGTAGCGCGTTTTGTGCCACAAGACGAAACTTATGCGATAGAAGTTGATGATTTTATCGGCCATATTGCTAAGGTGACTGTTGGGCCATTAGATCAAGGCTTGCCGGGCTTGGTACGGGTAAAAGACAAGCACGGTAATTATCACAAATTGCGCGCGCGCGCCGCACCTAATGCTCCTAAAATGATGGTTGGTGAAGAGGTTTTATTGGCCGACATGGAAAACAGCATTTTTATTGCCATTCCATTTTCACCTGATGAATAG
- a CDS encoding flotillin family protein translates to MDILLPVGIILIAVIGIGFVLGTLYTRSSRDQAYVRTGLGGQKVVLDGGSIVLPIFHSTAFVNLKTLRLEVRRGENDALITKDRMRVDIGAEFYVRVKPDASSIALAAQTLGDRTNNAEELRLLIEAKFVDGLRSVAATMNLDELQEQRADFVKAVQEAVGADLQSNGLELESVSLTRLDQTDIRHFNANNFFDAEGLATLTRITEQRKKERNEIVRDTEVAIAQKDLDARQQQLEIERTQRQSELSQERDIANIAASTRAETARQEQEAQRAEEEARIGREQAVAEREATARQARETANIESKLNVQRRETEAQRDLQLIAQDSSIAVADRSRQESEAKARAEEARADAIAAEEKVSTARAVEIAERDRRIAVIDARRQAEQEATSVLVSAEAERNAANDKATAVLTLAKAEADAAAERARGILEIGRAEAEAEAARNEARNKLSAQVIEYEITRERIRIIPSALAEIVKPIEKISDIRIFDTGGMLGRSSDGKSSGIGMGEGLAGQLLAYNAQMPVLNELLKTAGFDDKDAVSSLLNEAVGKKAEIGAGQSPNVQTSNIISPKKS, encoded by the coding sequence ATGGACATTTTATTACCGGTTGGAATTATTCTTATTGCCGTTATCGGCATAGGCTTCGTATTAGGTACACTTTATACACGCTCATCTCGCGACCAAGCCTATGTTCGTACTGGGCTCGGCGGTCAAAAAGTCGTACTTGATGGCGGCTCCATCGTGCTGCCTATTTTTCATTCTACAGCTTTTGTCAATTTGAAAACACTACGTCTTGAAGTGCGTCGTGGCGAAAATGATGCCCTTATCACTAAAGACCGTATGCGTGTTGATATTGGTGCGGAATTTTATGTGCGTGTAAAGCCCGACGCCTCCTCGATTGCTCTTGCCGCACAAACCCTTGGTGATAGAACCAATAATGCAGAAGAACTACGTCTATTAATTGAAGCAAAATTCGTCGATGGCTTGCGTTCTGTAGCAGCCACCATGAATTTGGACGAATTACAAGAACAACGTGCTGACTTCGTTAAAGCCGTGCAAGAGGCGGTTGGTGCAGATCTGCAATCCAACGGTTTAGAATTGGAATCTGTGTCACTAACCCGTCTTGACCAAACAGATATTCGTCATTTCAATGCCAATAACTTCTTTGACGCAGAAGGTCTTGCAACTCTTACGCGTATTACCGAACAACGTAAAAAAGAACGAAATGAAATTGTTCGTGACACAGAAGTTGCGATTGCGCAAAAGGATCTTGATGCACGCCAACAGCAATTAGAGATCGAGCGGACCCAACGCCAATCTGAACTTAGCCAAGAACGCGATATTGCCAATATTGCTGCATCAACACGCGCAGAAACTGCTCGTCAAGAGCAAGAAGCCCAGCGCGCCGAAGAAGAAGCACGCATTGGACGCGAACAGGCAGTTGCGGAACGCGAAGCAACAGCACGTCAGGCACGTGAAACTGCTAATATTGAATCAAAATTGAATGTTCAACGACGCGAAACCGAAGCGCAACGCGATTTGCAACTTATTGCACAAGATAGCTCGATTGCCGTTGCTGACCGTAGTCGTCAAGAATCCGAAGCAAAAGCACGGGCTGAGGAAGCACGCGCTGATGCTATAGCTGCTGAAGAAAAAGTTTCGACTGCACGAGCCGTGGAAATTGCCGAGCGTGATCGCCGTATCGCAGTTATTGATGCCCGCCGTCAGGCAGAACAAGAAGCAACTTCAGTACTTGTTTCTGCAGAAGCAGAACGTAATGCTGCCAATGATAAGGCCACTGCAGTATTAACCCTTGCAAAAGCAGAAGCCGATGCAGCAGCAGAGCGTGCTCGCGGTATCTTGGAAATTGGTCGCGCGGAAGCGGAAGCAGAGGCTGCACGCAATGAAGCGCGCAATAAATTAAGTGCGCAGGTTATTGAATATGAAATTACCCGTGAGCGTATTCGTATTATTCCAAGTGCACTTGCTGAGATTGTTAAGCCAATTGAGAAGATTTCCGACATTCGTATTTTTGACACGGGTGGCATGTTAGGTCGCAGCAGTGATGGAAAATCTTCTGGCATTGGTATGGGCGAAGGATTAGCAGGCCAATTGCTTGCCTATAATGCACAAATGCCGGTACTAAATGAACTTTTAAAAACTGCTGGCTTTGATGATAAGGATGCCGTTTCATCATTGCTCAATGAAGCAGTTGGCAAAAAAGCTGAAATTGGCGCAGGTCAATCACCAAACGTGCAAACCTCTAATATCATTAGCCCCAAGAAAAGCTAA
- a CDS encoding NADP-dependent isocitrate dehydrogenase → MAKIKVENPVVELDGDEMTRIIWQLIKDKLIHPYLDVDLKYYDLSIENRDATDDQVTIDSANAIKKYGVGIKCATITPDEARVEEFKLKKMWKSPNGTIRNILGGVIFREPIICENVPRLVPGWTQPIVVGRHAFGDQYRATDFRFPGKGKLTIKFVGEDGEVIEHDVYDAPSSGVAMAMYNLDDSIRDFARASLNYGLQRNFPVYLSTKNTILKAYDGRFKDIFQEVYDAEFKEEFEKRKLWYEHRLIDDMVASALKWSGGYVWACKNYDGDVQSDIVAQGFGSLGLMTSVLMTPDGQTVEAEAAHGTVTRHYRQYQKGEETSTNSIASIFAWTRGLAHRAKLDGNEALKNFALTLEKVCVDTVESGFMTKDLALLVGPDQKWLSTTGFLDKVDENLQKAMNV, encoded by the coding sequence ATGGCAAAGATCAAAGTTGAAAATCCTGTTGTTGAACTAGACGGCGATGAAATGACACGGATTATTTGGCAACTCATTAAGGACAAGTTGATCCACCCTTATCTTGATGTTGATTTGAAATATTATGACCTTTCAATTGAAAACCGTGACGCAACCGATGATCAGGTAACAATTGATTCTGCAAATGCTATCAAAAAATATGGTGTTGGCATTAAATGCGCGACAATCACTCCTGATGAAGCGCGTGTAGAAGAATTTAAGCTTAAAAAAATGTGGAAGTCACCTAACGGTACTATCCGTAATATTTTAGGCGGCGTTATTTTCCGTGAACCCATTATTTGTGAAAATGTTCCTCGTCTTGTACCAGGTTGGACGCAGCCGATTGTGGTTGGCCGTCATGCTTTTGGTGACCAATATCGTGCAACCGATTTCCGCTTTCCTGGTAAAGGCAAACTTACCATTAAATTCGTTGGCGAAGATGGTGAAGTCATTGAACATGATGTTTACGATGCACCAAGCTCCGGCGTTGCTATGGCTATGTATAATCTTGATGACTCAATCCGTGACTTTGCTCGTGCTTCATTAAATTATGGCTTGCAGCGTAATTTCCCTGTTTATCTTTCAACCAAAAATACCATTTTGAAAGCCTATGATGGCCGGTTTAAAGATATTTTCCAAGAAGTTTATGATGCAGAATTTAAGGAAGAATTCGAAAAGCGTAAATTATGGTATGAGCATCGTCTTATTGATGACATGGTTGCCTCGGCCCTTAAATGGTCTGGCGGTTATGTTTGGGCTTGTAAAAACTATGATGGTGATGTGCAGTCAGATATCGTCGCGCAAGGTTTTGGCTCATTAGGTCTTATGACATCTGTTTTGATGACACCAGATGGTCAAACGGTTGAGGCAGAAGCAGCGCACGGCACTGTAACGCGCCACTATCGCCAATATCAAAAAGGCGAAGAAACATCGACCAATTCAATTGCTTCTATTTTTGCTTGGACGCGTGGTCTTGCTCATCGGGCAAAATTGGATGGTAATGAAGCCTTGAAAAACTTTGCACTAACTCTTGAAAAGGTTTGCGTTGATACCGTTGAATCTGGTTTCATGACCAAGGATCTAGCCCTATTGGTTGGTCCAGATCAAAAGTGGCTTTCAACAACAGGCTTCCTTGATAAGGTTGATGAAAACCTACAAAAGGCAATGAATGTTTAA
- a CDS encoding DMT family protein: protein MPALPYIAPIIMLLASNVFMTFAWYGHLKFPNRPLILIILISWCIAFFEYCLAVPANRIGHTVYSAAQLKTIQEVITLVVFAIFSIGFLGEKLTLNHFVGFSFICLGAYFVFKGPL from the coding sequence ATGCCAGCATTACCCTATATCGCGCCGATAATTATGTTGTTAGCATCAAATGTATTTATGACATTTGCTTGGTATGGCCATTTGAAATTTCCAAATCGTCCATTAATCCTTATTATTCTTATAAGTTGGTGCATTGCATTTTTCGAGTATTGCCTTGCAGTGCCTGCCAATCGCATTGGGCATACAGTTTATTCTGCTGCGCAATTAAAAACCATTCAGGAAGTTATCACTTTGGTGGTTTTTGCAATTTTTTCGATAGGTTTTTTAGGCGAAAAGCTAACCCTTAACCATTTTGTTGGTTTTTCATTTATTTGCCTTGGGGCTTATTTTGTTTTTAAAGGTCCGTTATAA
- a CDS encoding 3-hydroxyacyl-CoA dehydrogenase NAD-binding domain-containing protein → MGIKNITVIGTGTIGMSWILFYLSKGFHVTANDIAPQADEKIRAFIKNNWKDISAQSGSIEDAFLRFNFTEDLEDALRHADFVHENGPENLNFKQQLFAKIDAVLAAHIGVASSTSGIPMSAMQEALTLHPERFFIAHPFNPPHIMPLVEILGGEKTDPKILKNFVGFFNDLGKKAVLLKKELPGHVANRIAWALWKEVLWLIQEDAISVTDVDTVVSAGPGLRWGVMGPNLLYHLGGGAGGIEHFLDQFGDQWNEEFKKMQNPELNSSLRQKLIEGIKDEVGEQSISQLEEKRNQVLLGLIDLKKKANL, encoded by the coding sequence ATGGGTATTAAGAATATTACGGTCATTGGGACTGGCACTATCGGCATGAGTTGGATTTTATTCTACCTTTCAAAAGGTTTTCATGTGACCGCCAATGATATTGCCCCACAAGCTGATGAAAAGATTAGGGCTTTCATAAAAAATAATTGGAAAGACATTTCTGCCCAAAGCGGCTCAATAGAGGATGCGTTTTTACGTTTTAACTTCACCGAAGACTTGGAAGACGCACTGCGTCATGCCGATTTTGTTCATGAAAATGGCCCCGAAAATCTTAACTTCAAACAACAGCTCTTTGCAAAAATTGATGCCGTTTTGGCCGCGCATATTGGCGTCGCCTCAAGCACGTCGGGCATTCCCATGAGTGCTATGCAAGAGGCATTAACTTTACATCCCGAGCGTTTTTTTATCGCGCATCCGTTTAATCCACCTCATATCATGCCGCTTGTTGAAATATTAGGTGGCGAAAAAACCGATCCGAAAATTTTAAAAAATTTCGTTGGCTTTTTTAATGATTTAGGCAAAAAGGCAGTTTTACTTAAGAAAGAGCTTCCTGGCCACGTGGCAAATCGGATAGCCTGGGCTCTTTGGAAAGAGGTTCTTTGGCTTATTCAAGAGGACGCTATCAGTGTAACGGATGTTGATACAGTTGTTTCCGCTGGCCCTGGTTTGCGTTGGGGCGTCATGGGGCCTAACTTGTTATATCACCTTGGTGGTGGTGCTGGCGGTATTGAACATTTTCTTGATCAGTTTGGCGATCAATGGAATGAAGAATTTAAAAAAATGCAAAACCCAGAATTAAACTCATCTTTGCGTCAAAAATTAATTGAGGGCATCAAGGATGAAGTGGGAGAGCAAAGCATCAGCCAGTTAGAAGAAAAGCGCAACCAAGTTTTATTGGGGCTGATTGACCTTAAGAAAAAAGCAAACCTATAA
- a CDS encoding catalase — translation MSERPKLTTTAGSPVPDNQNSITAGARGPVLIQDYQLLEKLAHQNRERIPERTVHAKGWGAFGELTITDDISRYTKAKALQPGAKTPMLARFSTVAGELGAADAERDVRGFSLKFYTEEGNWDLVGNNTPVFFVRDAYKFPDFIHTQKRHPRTHMRSNTAMWDFWSLSPESLHQVTILMSDRGLPVAPMYMNGYGSHTYSLWNDQGERFWVKFHFKTMQGHRHYTNDEAKIVVGENRESYQEELFGTIERGEFPRWKLQVQIMPEEDAEKTSYNPFDLTKVWPHSEYPPIDLGIMELNRNADNYFAQIEQAAFSPSNIVPGISFSPDKMLQARIFSYADAHRHRLGGNYEHIPVNKPVCPVHHYHRDGQMNTVGGIQSGNPDAYYEPNSFNGPFEDKSALEPPLKISGDAARYDHREGNNDYVQVTALFNIFDEGEKARLFNNYADAMKGVPDYIIERQLGHLAKVHVDFEQGVRSALKAKYNYGDKRNDL, via the coding sequence ATGAGTGAACGTCCTAAATTAACCACCACCGCCGGCTCACCTGTACCAGATAACCAAAACTCGATTACCGCTGGTGCTCGTGGTCCTGTGCTCATTCAAGATTATCAATTACTTGAAAAATTAGCGCATCAAAATCGGGAACGTATTCCTGAACGTACAGTCCATGCTAAAGGCTGGGGTGCATTTGGCGAGCTAACGATTACAGATGATATTTCGCGCTATACCAAAGCAAAAGCTTTACAGCCCGGCGCCAAAACACCAATGTTAGCGCGTTTTTCGACCGTTGCTGGCGAACTTGGCGCGGCCGATGCCGAGCGCGATGTGCGCGGTTTTTCGCTAAAATTCTACACAGAAGAAGGCAATTGGGATCTCGTTGGTAATAATACGCCGGTTTTCTTTGTGCGTGATGCTTATAAATTCCCTGATTTTATTCATACACAAAAACGCCATCCACGCACGCATATGCGTTCCAATACTGCTATGTGGGACTTTTGGTCCTTATCGCCTGAATCTTTGCATCAGGTTACCATTTTGATGTCGGATCGCGGTTTGCCAGTAGCACCCATGTATATGAATGGTTACGGCTCGCACACTTATTCCTTATGGAATGATCAAGGTGAGCGTTTTTGGGTGAAATTTCACTTTAAAACCATGCAAGGTCATCGTCACTATACCAATGATGAAGCCAAAATAGTTGTTGGCGAAAATCGTGAATCTTACCAAGAAGAGTTATTTGGCACGATTGAACGCGGCGAATTTCCCCGTTGGAAATTGCAAGTGCAAATCATGCCGGAAGAAGATGCTGAAAAAACATCTTATAATCCATTTGATTTGACGAAAGTTTGGCCGCATTCAGAATATCCACCAATTGATCTTGGTATTATGGAATTAAACCGCAATGCTGATAATTATTTTGCCCAGATTGAGCAAGCGGCATTTTCGCCTTCAAATATTGTACCTGGAATTAGCTTCTCGCCTGACAAAATGTTGCAAGCTCGTATTTTTTCTTATGCGGATGCCCATCGCCATCGCTTAGGCGGCAATTATGAACATATTCCGGTCAATAAGCCAGTATGTCCCGTTCATCATTATCACCGTGATGGCCAAATGAACACGGTAGGCGGTATACAAAGCGGTAATCCTGATGCCTATTATGAGCCAAATTCTTTTAATGGCCCATTTGAGGATAAATCTGCTCTTGAGCCACCACTCAAAATTTCTGGCGATGCTGCACGCTATGATCATCGTGAAGGTAATAATGATTATGTGCAGGTGACGGCATTATTCAATATTTTTGATGAAGGTGAAAAGGCCCGCCTTTTTAATAATTACGCGGATGCTATGAAAGGTGTTCCCGATTATATTATTGAGCGCCAGCTTGGTCATTTAGCAAAGGTTCATGTTGATTTTGAGCAAGGCGTGCGTTCTGCCTTAAAGGCAAAATATAATTATGGTGACAAACGCAATGATCTTTAA